The following proteins are co-located in the Anser cygnoides isolate HZ-2024a breed goose chromosome 2, Taihu_goose_T2T_genome, whole genome shotgun sequence genome:
- the LOC106042683 gene encoding microtubule nucleation factor SSNA1-like codes for MTQPGAILQGYNNELVKYIEDLCLQKEELNKQIQQAEEEKNKLQHEIQALNEQLEHVCENLDQKIALRNDLSKILNEAETAYMKILDSSRTLLNVLKKEVGDLKHTPELKSNVT; via the coding sequence ATGACTCAGCCGGGAGCTATTCTTCAGGGTTACAATAACGAGCTAGTAAAATACATTGAAGACTTGTGTCTGCAAAAAGAGGAGCTGAACAAACAAATCCagcaagcagaagaggaaaaaaataagctccAGCATGAAATTCAAGCCCTGAATGAACAATTGGAGCATGTGTGTGAAAACCTGGACCAGAAGATAGCTTTGCGGAATGATCTTAGTAAAATTCTTAATGAAGCTGAAACTGCTTACATGAAGATTTTGGATAGTTCTAGAACTTTGCTTAATGTCCTGAAGAAGGAGGTGGGAGACTTAAAGCATACACCAGAACTGAAAAGTAACGTAACGTGA